The Candidatus Desulfofervidus auxilii DNA segment ACTTGGGGCTTATCTAAACGCAATCTATCTTTGGTAATTTGCTTTTCCATAATATAAATTGAAGATAAAATAATCTCAAAGATATTAGGCAGAGGTTCTTTAGATGTCCAGTTTTTTAAATACGGTAGGTCTAAATCTTTTATTTTCTCCTTTAAATTTTTCAAATTAAAACGCCCCGTTTCGGGTATTTGTGCCTTTCTTACTTTCTGCATAGTAGGAATTACTAAATGAGCATTGACATCAACAGCTATAACTACTTCTGCCCCCATATTTTTCACCACATTGACAGGCACCGGATTAACTACACCTCCATCTACCAAAATCTCCTTATTAATCTTTACCGGAGTAAAAATTCCTGGTATAGAAATGCTTGCCCTGACAGCATCAATAATATCATCTTTATCCAAAATTACCTCTCCACCGGTGACAATATCTGTAGCCACTGCGGCAAAGGGTATAGATACTTCTTCTATTTTAAACTGAGAAATATTTTTTTTCAGTAATTCCGTCACCTTTTTGCCATCAATCAAACCTGATTTAGGAAAAACAATATCAAAAAAGGCAATTATATCTTTCCAATCTAAATGTAAGGCCAGTTTTTTTAAATTATCTATTTGACCAGCCACAAAGAACGCACCTACCAATGCACCCATGCTTGTTCCAGCTACATAATCTATGGGAATTTCTGCCTCTTGAAAGGCATTAATTACACCAATATGTGCCCAGCCGCGGGCAGCACCCCCACCTAAGGCTAAACCTATCTTTTTTCTACGTCTTTTAAAAATACCCATTTTTTTAATATTATACATTTTTCTTTGCTAAAACAAGCTATTTTATAAATCCCTCTTGATTTTTTTCTTCAAGCTTGTTAAAAATGAAAAGATGCTCCCCGGTAGCTCAATTGGCAGAGCGCCTGCCTGCCGCAGGCAGGGGTGGCTGTTATGGAAAGTTGGTATGTATATGTACTAAAGAGTTTAAAAGACGGTAAATTATACACAGGTATAAGTAGGAATCCAGGAAAGAGATTAGGTGAACATAACAGAGGTAAGACAAAATCTACTAAATATAGAAGACCCTTTGTTTTGATATATACAGAGGAGTGTGTGTCTTTAAAGCAGGCACGAGATAAAGAAAAGTTTTATAAATCAGGAGGCGGTAGAGAAAAATTGAAATCAATACTCCCCGGTAGCTCAATTGGCAGAGCGGGTGGCTGTTAACCACTAGGTTGCTGGTTCGAGTCCGGCCCGGGGAGCCATCTTAATGGCTGTTTCAAACTCATTTAAAGTATCCTTCCGACTTATCCGCACAAGGGAGAAAGCAGGAAAAATAAAAATCTCTCTTTCTCCTATTCTGGAATGAGAATAACACCCCACTCCCGAAAAAGAAAGTTTTAAAATGTTTGACTTTTTGTTTTTCTTTGCTATATTTTAATCTGTAATGTCAAATTGTAATAAACTCTGGCAGACATAAAGGAGTTTAAATTGTTATGGAAGTTTCCTCAGAAATAATGACCCTTGAGGAGACTGCAAAATATTTAAAGAATGTCAATAATTAAAAACATAAACAAAATGGACAATATAAAAATAAAATATCCACATTTTCATTTGTCTGATTGGCCTTTTAGAGTTGTACCTGATGAAAGTTTTTACTCTTTTATGGCTGATAGAACTCAACTAGTTGGTGATATTAATACTTTATTGCGCAATCTTTCAAGACAACCTGCCTCGAGTATTCATTTAATGTGGGCATGGTTTGGAGCAGGCAAAACACATACATTGAGACATATTGAATATTTATGTAAAACCAAAGTTTCTAATATAATTCCTATTTATATCGAGTTTCCTAAATCTACTAAGAATTTTTTAGATATATATAGAGCATTTATAAATGGAATTGATATAGAAACATTAAAAAACGCTTATCTTGAAATATTTACAAGTCCAGAAAAAGATAAAATTCAAAAGAAATTACATTTTGATTTCCCAGATTTGTCTAATGCTTTAATGCTTCTGTATCAAGGAAATTTAGAACAACAAGAAATTGCCATTCGTTGGTTACGGACAGAGTATCGAGAGAAGAAAATACTTAGAAATATAAATGTTGTGAAACCAATTCAATCAGCGGAAGATGCTATTAAAGTAATTTCATGGTTAATTCGTCTTTTAAGCTCAGGAGAGGTTATTTCGGGCGAGGTTAAAAGAATATTATGGATGATAGATGAATACCAAAGAATAGAAAAATTAAGAAAATCTGTTATAGAAGAAATCAATGGTTGTTTACATTCAATATTTAACCAATGTCCCAATGGACTTTCAATTATAATTTCTTTCTCTGGATATCCAGAAGAAAAAAGATACCCAACTTGGTTATCTCCAGAAATTAAAGATCGTATTGGAATTGAAAAACCATTATTACTTCCACCATTAT contains these protein-coding regions:
- a CDS encoding patatin-like phospholipase family protein — encoded protein: MYNIKKMGIFKRRRKKIGLALGGGAARGWAHIGVINAFQEAEIPIDYVAGTSMGALVGAFFVAGQIDNLKKLALHLDWKDIIAFFDIVFPKSGLIDGKKVTELLKKNISQFKIEEVSIPFAAVATDIVTGGEVILDKDDIIDAVRASISIPGIFTPVKINKEILVDGGVVNPVPVNVVKNMGAEVVIAVDVNAHLVIPTMQKVRKAQIPETGRFNLKNLKEKIKDLDLPYLKNWTSKEPLPNIFEIILSSIYIMEKQITKDRLRLDKPQVLIEPEVGNIGFLEFHRAHEAIAEGYKAAMRKIEEIKTFARI
- a CDS encoding GIY-YIG nuclease family protein; this translates as MESWYVYVLKSLKDGKLYTGISRNPGKRLGEHNRGKTKSTKYRRPFVLIYTEECVSLKQARDKEKFYKSGGGREKLKSILPGSSIGRAGGC